GGGAGCGATCTCATCCTGCATGCCGGCGATGTGGGGAGCGGAACGCTGCTCCCGGCGCTGGAGGACATCGCGCGGGTCATCGCGGTCCGGGGCAACGTGGACGGAGGGCCGTGGGCGGACCTGCTCCCCCTCACGGAGGTCGTGGAGGTCGAGGGGCGGTCGCTGTATCTGTTGCACGCAGAGGAGGACCTGGACCTGGACCCCGCGGCCGCGGGGTTCGCGGCGGTGATCTTCGGTCACTCCCATCAGCCGGTCGTCCGCTACCGGAAGGGCGTGCTCTACCTGAACCCCGGAAGCGCCGGCCCGCGCCGCTTCGATCTACCGGTCACGGTGGCCTCGCTGGAGGTGCACCCGGATGGGTTGCGCCCGACGCTGATCCCGATCCCCGTGGAGTAGCGGGTCTTTGCTCCGGACCGGTGCGCACCCCTGAAACGCCCGACTCAGCCAGGACGTAGACCCCGGAGCAGGCGCGCCCCGCTGCCCGCGGGCTCCGCCGGTTGCGGCGTCCCGTCCCACCCGGCGATCGTGGACCGGAGCGTTGTCGCGGTTTCCGCAACCGAGGAGCTGATCGATGCCCCCACCGCCTCCTCCCTGCGGCACCGAGGCCCTGCGGGCCACATTCGGGAACCTGGACATCTACGTCTTCGATCAGCTCCTTCGCGGCCGGCTCACCCCCGCCATGCGGATCCTGGACGCCGGGTGTGGGGCCGGCCGCAATTCGGAGTACCTCATGCGGTGCGGTGCCGAGGTGTTCGGCGTGGACTCCGACCAGGCGCAGATCGCGCGCATCCGCCGCGCGGCCGCCGACGCGGCGCCGGATCTTCCCGCCGACCACTTCATGGTGGCCAGCCTGGAGGACCTGCCGTTCGCGGACGGCTACTTTGACGCCGTGCTGTGCAGCGCCGTCCTCCACTTCGCGCCCAGCACACAATCCTTCGAGACGATGGTGGGCGAGATGTGGCGGGTGCTCCGCTCCGGCGGCCTCTTCTTCGCGCGCCTGGCCTCCAGCATCGGGATCGAGACGCGCGTCACGCACCTGCGCGACCGCTGGCACCGCCTGCCAGACGGCAGCGACCGGTTCCTGGTGGACGAAGCGTATCTGGTGCAGGTGACGGAGGCGCTCGGCGGCGAGCTGATCGATCCCCTGAAGACGACGGTCGTGCAGAACATGCGCTCGATGACGACCTGGGTGCTGCGAAAGGGATAGC
This genomic stretch from Gemmatimonadota bacterium harbors:
- a CDS encoding metallophosphoesterase family protein produces the protein MTRIGVIADTHGLLRPGALEALRGSDLILHAGDVGSGTLLPALEDIARVIAVRGNVDGGPWADLLPLTEVVEVEGRSLYLLHAEEDLDLDPAAAGFAAVIFGHSHQPVVRYRKGVLYLNPGSAGPRRFDLPVTVASLEVHPDGLRPTLIPIPVE
- a CDS encoding class I SAM-dependent methyltransferase; this translates as MPPPPPPCGTEALRATFGNLDIYVFDQLLRGRLTPAMRILDAGCGAGRNSEYLMRCGAEVFGVDSDQAQIARIRRAAADAAPDLPADHFMVASLEDLPFADGYFDAVLCSAVLHFAPSTQSFETMVGEMWRVLRSGGLFFARLASSIGIETRVTHLRDRWHRLPDGSDRFLVDEAYLVQVTEALGGELIDPLKTTVVQNMRSMTTWVLRKG